From a region of the Zingiber officinale cultivar Zhangliang chromosome 4B, Zo_v1.1, whole genome shotgun sequence genome:
- the LOC121976256 gene encoding uncharacterized protein LOC121976256, with protein sequence MECNKDEAIRAKVISEKKLMEKDYVAAKKFALKAQNLFPALEGLIQLISTLDVYIASERKANGESDWYSILCVGSMADEDTVKKQYRKLALLLHPDKNKSVGAEGAFKLISEAWSVLSDKYRRMLYDQKLQKFSQPTKNKTAPCNGNGFPNFSKNTKNTHMGNGRTKVVSAAMNLSCKSSTPETFWTVCDKCNMRYQYLKVYLNHTLLCPNCHKPFLAKETKSPSLYVSSVPISQQSQPNSNHSAPSKNASGQVKSNSMLHNKESSGLQNGTNTASFNHSNFKWNPLCCSTGVACATASSAAAAQAANVIHQTYKEVRGDREEAQTAARREVNLHRKTNALKKNTNPAGVPNTGQSINIPVKQARSIGHEPGSDKRAVLTQQFPSSEINRVSGNFGDTLKSRMVERPSNPYIQFCLFNTKTMLIEMTKSAIEVKLKEWKSAASVKLDAKENAKKKQKLSETGKDEGNNMVHGDATGQKQTLEPKSETIQCLNENNSPNAQFADSDGEINEPVSIDVPDPDFHDFDNDRSEQSFRGDEIWTTYDDEDGMPRYYALVQKVITLNPFKIRISYLTSRSNSEFGPLNWVASGFPKSCGDFRIGRSEVNTTINIFSHKVRWEKGPRGVIKIVPRKGDTWALYRNWSPEWNEHTPDDVIYKYDMVEVLEDYNEEHGVSVNPLLKVSGFRTVFRPNTDPKEVKRIQRAEMFCFSHQVPSYLLTGEEAENAPKGFFELDPAATPTELLQIIHDSKTEAVAEAIKLTVT encoded by the coding sequence ATGGAGTGCAATAAGGATGAAGCCATTAGGGCAAAGGTGATTTCTGAAAAGAAGCTCATGGAAAAGGATTACGTGGCTGCCAAGAAATTTGCCTTAAAGGCCCAAAATCTCTTTCCAGCTCTTGAAGGCCTGATCCAGTTGATATCAACTCTTGATGTTTATATTGCGTCTGAACGTAAAGCTAATGGGGAGAGCGATTGGTATTCTATTCTCTGTGTGGGTTCTATGGCGGATGAAGATACAGTGAAGAAACAGTATAGGAAGTTGGCTCTCCTGCTTCATCCTGACAAGAATAAATCTGTTGGTGCTGAGGGTGCTTTTAAGCTAATTTCCGAGGCATGGAGTGTCTTATCTGATAAGTATAGGAGAATGCTATATGACCAAAAATTGCAGAAATTTTCCCAACCAACCAAAAACAAAACTGCTCCTTGTAATGGTAATGGGTTTCCAAATTTCTCCAAAAACACTAAAAACACACACATGGGGAATGGTAGGACTAAAGTGGTTTCTGCAGCCATGAATCTATCTTGCAAGTCATCAACACCTGAAACATTTTGGACAGTTTGTGATAAGTGCAACATGCGGTATCAGTATCTCAAGGTGTACCTTAATCATACCCTTCTTTGTCCTAATTGCCACAAACCTTTTCTAGCTAAGGAGACGAAGTCTCCTAGCCTATATGTATCATCGGTGCCAATTTCTCAGCAGAGTCAGCCAAACTCCAATCATAGTGCACCTAGCAAAAATGCCTCAGGTCAAGTGAAAAGTAACTCAATGCTTCACAATAAAGAATCTAGTGGACTACAGAATGGAACAAATACAGCTTCTTTCAATCACTCAAACTTCAAATGGAACCCCTTATGTTGTAGTACAGGAGTTGCTTGTGCTACTGCCTCATCAGCTGCTGCTGCACAGGCTGCAAATGTTATCCATCAGACTTATAAGGAAGTAAGGGGAGACCGTGAAGAGGCACAAACAGCAGCTAGAAGGGAAGTGAATCTTCACAGGAAAACTAATGCTCTCAAGAAAAATACTAATCCCGCTGGGGTACCTAATACAGGTCAAAGCATTAATATACCTGTAAAACAAGCGCGAAGCATTGGTCATGAGCCTGGGAGTGATAAAAGAGCAGTTCTGACACAACAATTTCCTTCATCTGAGATAAATAGAGTGAGTGGAAATTTTGGTGACACATTAAAGTCCAGAATGGTTGAAAGACCAAGCAATCCATACATACAGTTCTGTCTTTTTAATACTAAAACGATGTTGATTGAGATGACTAAGTCAGCAATTGAAGTGAAATTAAAAGAGTGGAAGTCTGCTGCCTCTGTGAAACTTGATGCAAAAGAAAATGCTAAGAAGAAACAAAAGCTTAGTGAAACTGGTAAAGATGAGGGCAACAATATGGTGCATGGGGATGCTACTGGCCAAAAGCAGACTCTGGAACCTAAGAGTGAGACCATACAATGTTTGAATGAGAACAATTCACCTAATGCTCAATTCGCTGATTCAGATGGTGAGATTAATGAACCAGTGTCAATTGATGTTCCTGATCCagattttcatgattttgataatGATCGTTCAGAGCAATCTTTTCGAGGTGATGAAATATGGACTACATATGATGATGAGGATGGTATGCCTCGTTATTATGCATTAGTTCAGAAAGTTATCACTTTGAATCCTTTCAAAATCCGCATTAGTTATCTGACGTCAAGGTCCAATAGTGAATTTGGCCCGTTAAATTGGGTTGCATCTGGTTTTCCAAAGAGCTGTGGTGATTTCAGAATAGGACGATCTGAGGTGAATACTACCATAAATATTTTCTCGCACAAGGTTAGGTGGGAAAAGGGACCGCGTGGTGTCATAAAAATTGTCCCGAGAAAAGGTGATACCTGGGCTCTTTACCGAAATTGGTCTCCAGAATGGAATGAACATACTCCTGATGATGTGATCTACAAGTATGATATGGTTGAAGTACTCGAAGATTATAATGAAGAACACGGTGTATCTGTTAATCCTTTGTTGAAAGTTTCTGGATTTAGAACAGTATTTAGGCCTAACACAGATCCCAAGGAAGTAAAGAGAATCCAAAGGGCAGAGATGTTTTGCTTTTCACATCAAGTACCTTCATATTTACTGACCGGTGAAGAAGCTGAGAATGCTCCGAAGGGATTCTTTGAGCTAGACCCTGCAGCAACTCCTACAGAACTTCTGCAGATAATCCATGATAGTAAAACAGAAGCCGTGGCAGAGGCCATTAAACTAACAGTTACCTAG